The following coding sequences are from one Coleofasciculus chthonoplastes PCC 7420 window:
- a CDS encoding YcjF family protein — MAEDFSVDQLLDKMSEAYEDAGKDTGQCNVLVIGKTGVGKSTLINAIFQSRLAETGVGYPVTQTIRRYRKKGCPITVYDTPGLELNPEQIQQVRLDVAELIETQRLQAAQEHIHVIWYCLEHEAGRFDEVEEKWLNKLQLQDVPIILVVTQTLTRKRSEFQVFLDSKNLPVSQVVAVLAQPKPIDDEYTIKAHGLDHLVEVTANLLSTEARKAFLREQSRNITLKAGEAFKYVTGYVAGSALVGASPIPFSDAPILVTMQTVMLANITAIFGLPFDRAFTSTVLSTIVGVGGVATVGRAIAANLLKMIPGAGTIVGGAISASTAAALTLALGLAYIESLKYYLKRKLEGHEIPLSELAKIILEQYKFYARTGQKTLKEEPITPPRKIDIE; from the coding sequence ATGGCAGAGGATTTTTCAGTTGATCAGCTTTTGGACAAAATGAGCGAAGCCTACGAAGATGCCGGAAAGGACACGGGACAGTGTAATGTGCTGGTCATTGGCAAAACAGGTGTGGGCAAAAGTACGCTGATTAATGCTATTTTCCAATCTCGTCTAGCCGAAACTGGGGTGGGTTATCCGGTTACCCAAACCATCCGACGCTACCGGAAAAAAGGATGTCCGATTACGGTTTACGATACACCTGGACTTGAACTCAATCCAGAACAGATTCAACAGGTGCGCTTAGATGTCGCGGAATTGATTGAAACGCAACGGCTACAAGCCGCCCAAGAACATATTCATGTGATTTGGTACTGTTTAGAACATGAGGCGGGACGGTTTGATGAAGTCGAGGAAAAATGGTTGAATAAGCTACAACTACAAGATGTACCAATTATTTTAGTCGTAACCCAAACCTTAACCCGAAAGCGCAGTGAGTTTCAAGTCTTTTTGGATAGTAAAAATTTACCCGTTTCTCAGGTCGTTGCGGTTCTCGCCCAGCCTAAACCTATCGATGATGAGTATACAATTAAAGCCCATGGTTTAGACCATCTTGTCGAAGTAACGGCTAATCTTCTGTCTACCGAAGCACGCAAGGCATTTCTGAGAGAACAGAGTCGCAATATTACCTTAAAAGCTGGGGAAGCCTTTAAATATGTGACGGGATATGTGGCGGGTTCTGCATTAGTCGGCGCGTCTCCGATTCCTTTTTCTGATGCACCGATATTAGTTACCATGCAAACCGTGATGCTAGCAAATATCACGGCTATCTTTGGGTTACCTTTTGATCGTGCTTTTACTAGCACCGTACTCTCAACCATTGTCGGAGTGGGCGGTGTGGCAACTGTGGGTCGAGCGATCGCGGCGAATTTACTTAAAATGATACCGGGTGCTGGGACAATTGTAGGTGGTGCCATTTCCGCCTCTACCGCCGCCGCGTTAACGTTGGCGCTGGGTTTAGCTTATATCGAGTCTCTCAAATATTACCTGAAACGTAAGCTGGAGGGACACGAAATTCCCCTCTCTGAACTGGCAAAAATCATTCTAGAACAATATAAATTCTATGCCAGAACGGGTCAAAAAACCCTGAAAGAGGAACCCATAACCCCCCCTCGCAAAATTGATATTGAATAA
- a CDS encoding HhoA/HhoB/HtrA family serine endopeptidase: MVLNTKTSQSHDSDASPVKKAVTYLSLMLLGAGVSFGANSFISGNPQVSANSIVPQSSQVLGGIIPPANLSTPQNSNFITKVVDTVGPAVVRINASKTVTSQVPDAFNNPFFREFFGSQLPEQPQQRVERGTGSGFIINTDGMILTNAHVVDGADQVNVVLKDGRTFAGKVLGTDPVTDVAVIKVEADNLPIVTLGDSEQLKPGEWAIAIGNPLGLDNTVTTGIISATGRSSAEIGVPDKRVQFIQTDAAINPGNSGGPLLNASGEVIGMNTAIIQGAQGLGFSIPINTAQRIAQQLIANGKVEHPFLGIQMVTLTPELKENINKNPNSGLTVDESQGVLIARVMRNSPADKAGLRAGDVIHKINGESIKDAEDVQKVVEMTPVGSDLNLELRRDRKNVEVTVQPGALPTQMQQ; the protein is encoded by the coding sequence ATGGTACTCAACACGAAAACATCTCAATCTCATGACAGTGACGCTTCCCCAGTAAAAAAAGCTGTCACCTATCTATCCCTGATGTTACTAGGCGCTGGTGTTTCCTTTGGCGCCAACTCTTTCATCTCCGGTAATCCTCAAGTTTCAGCCAACTCCATTGTTCCCCAATCCTCTCAGGTTTTGGGAGGAATCATTCCTCCAGCTAACCTGTCCACTCCCCAAAACAGCAATTTTATTACTAAGGTTGTGGATACTGTGGGACCCGCCGTCGTGCGGATTAACGCCTCCAAAACTGTGACCTCTCAAGTTCCCGATGCATTTAATAACCCGTTTTTCCGCGAGTTCTTCGGCTCTCAATTGCCGGAACAACCGCAGCAGCGAGTAGAACGGGGAACGGGTTCGGGGTTTATTATCAACACCGATGGGATGATTCTCACCAATGCTCACGTTGTTGATGGTGCGGATCAAGTGAATGTGGTTCTCAAAGATGGTCGCACATTTGCTGGGAAAGTGCTAGGAACTGACCCCGTAACTGATGTGGCGGTGATCAAAGTTGAAGCCGATAATCTCCCCATTGTTACCTTAGGGGATTCAGAACAACTCAAACCGGGGGAATGGGCGATCGCGATCGGTAATCCGCTAGGATTAGATAATACCGTCACCACAGGTATCATCAGTGCGACAGGACGTTCTAGTGCTGAAATAGGCGTTCCCGATAAGCGCGTCCAATTTATCCAAACTGACGCCGCAATTAACCCCGGTAACTCAGGCGGACCCCTGCTAAATGCATCCGGTGAAGTGATTGGGATGAATACAGCCATTATTCAAGGCGCTCAAGGCTTAGGATTTTCCATTCCGATTAATACAGCGCAACGAATTGCCCAACAATTAATTGCTAACGGGAAAGTTGAACATCCATTCTTAGGAATTCAGATGGTTACATTAACCCCTGAGTTGAAAGAAAACATCAACAAAAATCCAAATTCGGGTCTTACCGTTGATGAAAGCCAAGGAGTGCTAATTGCCAGAGTGATGCGGAATTCCCCTGCTGATAAAGCTGGATTGCGAGCCGGGGATGTGATTCATAAAATTAATGGTGAGTCGATCAAAGATGCCGAAGATGTCCAAAAGGTTGTAGAAATGACTCCAGTAGGTAGTGATTTAAACCTAGAATTACGCCGCGATCGCAAAAATGTTGAGGTAACAGTACAACCCGGTGCTTTGCCAACTCAGATGCAGCAGTAA
- a CDS encoding glycine zipper domain-containing protein yields the protein MGAGLGTIVGAGLGTIVGAGLGTIVGAGLGTIVGAGLGNQFS from the coding sequence GTGGGGGCGGGTTTAGGGACAATTGTAGGGGCGGGTTTAGGGACAATTGTAGGGGCGGGTTTAGGGACAATTGTAGGGGCGGGTTTAGGGACAATTGTAGGGGCGGGTTTAGGGAATCAATTCAGCTAG
- a CDS encoding Rpn family recombination-promoting nuclease/putative transposase → MVNVQNAHVQQFSVKTDTIFYNLFLEFPGILFELIDSDPEEATIYEFTSREIKQPSFRLDGLFLPTTEDAEKPFYLLEVQFQPDEALYYRLFGELFLYLRQYQPPHPWQVVVIYPTRRIEREQAFQFGEILALNRVKRIYIDELGETPSGSLGIEMIKLVIEDEETAPERARRLVAQAQIQIDDEASQRNLIKLIETILVYKLPQKSREEIEAMFSLSELKQTKVYQEALEEGEIKAKLAAIPRMIEFGLRLPQIAQLQDLPLEVVQQTEQSFQKQKVAAFLELLNNQRDLFSAQDLAQLQEWIAPLPDQIKDLSGAIAQWCNQESHTLQRQAWRQVLSDLWKATVESILKTYPKTLDLTSSPVTKQMVQQGIEGN, encoded by the coding sequence GTGGTCAATGTTCAGAACGCCCATGTCCAGCAATTCAGCGTGAAAACCGACACCATCTTCTATAACCTGTTTCTCGAATTTCCAGGTATTTTATTTGAACTCATTGATTCAGACCCAGAGGAAGCTACAATTTATGAATTCACCTCCCGTGAAATCAAACAACCCTCCTTCCGGTTAGACGGTTTGTTCTTACCCACGACAGAAGACGCCGAAAAACCGTTCTATCTGCTGGAAGTTCAGTTTCAACCCGATGAAGCGTTATACTATCGATTATTTGGTGAACTCTTTCTCTACTTGAGGCAATACCAACCGCCTCACCCTTGGCAGGTTGTCGTGATCTATCCTACTCGTAGGATTGAACGAGAACAAGCGTTTCAATTTGGTGAAATCCTTGCCCTCAATCGCGTCAAACGCATTTACATTGATGAATTAGGAGAAACCCCATCCGGTTCCCTTGGAATTGAAATGATTAAGCTGGTGATTGAGGATGAGGAAACTGCACCGGAACGAGCAAGACGATTAGTCGCACAAGCTCAAATACAGATAGATGATGAAGCAAGCCAGCGCAACCTCATCAAATTAATTGAGACAATCCTTGTTTACAAACTACCCCAAAAAAGCCGCGAGGAGATTGAAGCGATGTTCAGCTTAAGTGAACTCAAGCAAACTAAAGTTTATCAAGAAGCCTTAGAAGAAGGTGAAATCAAAGCCAAGTTAGCCGCGATACCGCGCATGATAGAATTTGGATTAAGGTTGCCGCAAATTGCCCAACTGCAAGATTTACCACTAGAGGTTGTACAACAGACAGAACAGTCATTTCAGAAACAAAAAGTTGCCGCTTTTCTTGAACTATTAAATAATCAGCGTGACTTGTTTTCAGCTCAAGATTTGGCACAGTTACAGGAGTGGATAGCACCGTTACCGGATCAGATTAAAGATTTATCCGGGGCGATCGCACAATGGTGCAATCAGGAATCACATACCCTCCAGCGTCAGGCTTGGCGTCAAGTTCTGTCTGATTTATGGAAGGCGACGGTGGAAAGCATCTTGAAAACCTACCCCAAGACTCTGGATCTGACTTCCTCTCCCGTAACTAAACAAATGGTGCAACAGGGAATTGAAGGGAATTGA
- a CDS encoding Uma2 family endonuclease has product MTQLPRQTDPPLPPWQTLPTMYDLPSENPEEPGLPDEFHFLQPLLLYLTFSPTNWYPERVFSACDLNLYYDPTHPNWYKRPDWFGVVGVPRLYQERDMRLSYVCWQERVKPFIVVELLSPGTEDEDLGQRESELRHPPTKWRVYEEILRIPYYVIFSRYTNEWQAFHLVGGHYESVDLTQGCLPIPELGLSLGVWQGDFRGFNRLWLRWMTLEGTWISLPTEETEIARQESEAARQETEIARQESEAARQESEAARQETEIARQEAEAAKRRIQELAARLRELGIEPDDLGNRE; this is encoded by the coding sequence ATGACTCAATTACCCCGCCAAACTGACCCCCCACTTCCCCCGTGGCAAACCCTGCCAACGATGTATGATTTACCCAGTGAAAATCCGGAGGAACCTGGTTTGCCTGATGAGTTCCATTTTTTGCAGCCGTTGTTACTGTATTTGACGTTTTCCCCGACTAATTGGTATCCAGAACGAGTGTTTAGTGCTTGTGATTTGAATCTCTATTATGACCCGACTCATCCCAACTGGTATAAACGTCCTGATTGGTTCGGAGTTGTCGGTGTACCCAGGCTTTATCAGGAACGCGATATGCGTTTGAGTTATGTGTGTTGGCAAGAACGGGTGAAGCCGTTTATCGTGGTGGAGTTATTATCTCCAGGTACGGAAGATGAAGATTTGGGTCAAAGGGAAAGCGAATTAAGACACCCGCCGACAAAGTGGCGAGTTTATGAAGAGATTCTGCGGATTCCTTACTATGTTATTTTTAGTCGCTATACTAATGAATGGCAAGCCTTTCATCTAGTTGGTGGTCATTACGAATCCGTAGACTTGACTCAAGGCTGTTTACCGATACCGGAGTTGGGATTAAGTTTAGGCGTATGGCAAGGTGATTTTCGCGGGTTTAACCGACTGTGGCTACGGTGGATGACACTGGAGGGAACTTGGATTTCTTTACCCACGGAAGAAACAGAAATAGCCAGACAAGAAAGTGAAGCCGCTAGACAAGAAACGGAAATAGCCAGACAAGAAAGTGAAGCCGCCAGACAAGAAAGTGAAGCTGCCAGACAAGAAACGGAAATAGCCAGACAGGAAGCTGAAGCGGCTAAACGACGGATTCAAGAATTAGCCGCACGATTACGAGAGTTAGGTATTGAGCCCGATGATTTGGGAAATAGGGAATAG
- a CDS encoding endonuclease/exonuclease/phosphatase family protein, with the protein MKHFWFSQPTSRKIEIKNIAFGLGLTGLIPCFLLSLVAYLGEFHRYFELISHFKVQYFVISCIVFLLLSFARRKTWWLISLFCLTLNAVEVIPWYIPQFSPINTPSGQPLRVLLANVYSDNQRYAEFISLVKAEKPQLLVVQEINPIWSKQLEALKPLLPYQIVYPRFDNFGIAVYSAIPLRNTDIKSFTEYDIPSIFTEVQWQGQTVSIIATHPLPPINAEYFKSRNQQLLELEKVISSTNTIHAVIGDLNTTMWSPYYRKFIRQTGLKNARSGFGILPTWPQGAPMLQIPLDHCLISPEINVLAIRTGGDIGSDHRPLIVDLVISDRNTNRI; encoded by the coding sequence ATGAAACACTTCTGGTTCTCTCAACCAACATCCCGAAAAATTGAAATCAAGAATATCGCCTTTGGCTTAGGACTCACAGGACTCATTCCTTGTTTTCTCTTATCCTTAGTCGCTTATCTGGGAGAATTTCACCGATATTTTGAATTAATCTCCCACTTCAAAGTGCAATACTTCGTAATTAGTTGTATTGTTTTCCTTTTATTGTCCTTCGCACGACGAAAAACCTGGTGGTTGATCAGTTTATTTTGTTTAACCCTTAATGCTGTAGAGGTTATTCCCTGGTATATTCCCCAATTTTCGCCAATTAATACGCCTTCAGGACAACCGTTGCGAGTGTTGCTGGCAAATGTCTATAGTGATAACCAGCGTTATGCTGAGTTTATCTCCCTAGTCAAAGCCGAAAAGCCTCAACTGCTCGTTGTCCAGGAAATTAATCCAATTTGGTCAAAGCAACTAGAAGCGCTTAAGCCTCTCCTTCCTTACCAGATTGTGTATCCGAGATTTGATAACTTTGGCATTGCTGTCTACAGTGCGATTCCCCTGCGGAATACGGATATTAAATCGTTCACCGAGTATGATATCCCTTCTATTTTTACTGAGGTACAGTGGCAAGGACAAACTGTTTCTATTATTGCCACTCATCCATTACCGCCGATTAATGCGGAATATTTTAAGTCACGCAATCAGCAACTTTTAGAACTGGAAAAGGTGATAAGTTCAACCAACACTATTCATGCCGTCATCGGTGATTTGAATACAACAATGTGGTCTCCCTATTACCGCAAATTTATCCGTCAGACTGGATTGAAAAATGCGCGATCGGGTTTTGGTATTCTCCCTACTTGGCCCCAGGGTGCGCCAATGCTACAGATTCCTCTGGATCATTGTCTGATTAGTCCAGAAATCAACGTTTTAGCTATTCGCACTGGCGGAGATATTGGTTCAGATCATCGTCCCTTAATTGTCGATTTGGTGATATCGGACAGGAACACTAACAGAATATAG
- a CDS encoding malic enzyme-like NAD(P)-binding protein: MADLTPNSSFSLTIRIQLPNRSGMLATVTQAIAQVGGNLGQIDLIHQTHKVTTREITIDATSTEHAEQIVQAVKELNHIKVIDVYDRTFNLHRGGKISIENKLPLKTQADLAMAYTPGVGRICNAIADEPQDVYSLTIKSNTVAIVTDGSAVLGLGNLGAEAALPVMEGKAMLFKEFAGIDAFPICLANQDTDTIIETVKNIAPVFGGINLEDISAPRCFDIEAKLRQVLDIPVFHDDQHGTAIVSLAALINSLKLVKKSLEEVRIVINGAGAAGIAIARLLRQAGAKMIWMCDSKGILSTKRTDLTSQKQEFAVESSGTLAGAMVGADVFLGVSVPGVLTPEMVHSMARDPIVMAMANPIPEIQPELVLDDVAVMATGRSDYPNQINNVLAFPGVFRGALDCRASVITSTMYLEAAKAIASLMSTTDLDAEHIIPSVFDQRVVTAVSAAVQQAARNEGVARR, translated from the coding sequence ATGGCAGACCTGACACCGAATTCCAGTTTCAGTTTAACGATTCGTATCCAACTTCCCAACCGCTCTGGGATGCTCGCCACCGTTACTCAGGCGATCGCACAAGTGGGGGGTAATCTGGGACAGATTGATCTGATTCACCAAACCCACAAAGTTACGACTCGTGAAATCACCATCGATGCGACAAGTACCGAACACGCTGAACAGATTGTGCAAGCGGTTAAGGAACTTAACCATATCAAAGTGATCGATGTCTACGATCGCACGTTCAATCTACATCGAGGGGGCAAAATCAGCATCGAGAACAAACTCCCCCTGAAAACCCAAGCTGATTTAGCTATGGCGTATACGCCAGGGGTGGGTCGAATTTGTAACGCGATCGCCGATGAACCCCAAGATGTTTACTCCCTGACAATTAAAAGTAATACAGTAGCGATTGTTACAGATGGTAGCGCTGTATTAGGGCTAGGAAACTTAGGTGCCGAAGCCGCATTACCCGTCATGGAAGGGAAAGCGATGCTGTTTAAAGAATTTGCCGGAATTGACGCCTTTCCTATATGTCTGGCAAATCAAGACACCGATACAATTATCGAAACCGTTAAAAACATCGCTCCTGTTTTTGGCGGGATTAACCTGGAAGATATCAGCGCCCCCCGTTGCTTTGACATTGAAGCCAAACTGCGGCAAGTCTTAGATATTCCTGTGTTTCACGATGATCAGCATGGAACCGCCATTGTTAGCCTCGCGGCGTTAATTAATTCCCTGAAACTGGTGAAGAAATCCCTGGAAGAGGTGCGAATTGTGATTAATGGTGCTGGCGCAGCGGGAATTGCGATCGCGCGGTTATTGCGTCAAGCTGGGGCGAAGATGATTTGGATGTGTGATTCCAAAGGGATTCTCTCAACCAAACGCACGGATTTAACGTCCCAAAAGCAGGAATTTGCCGTTGAATCCAGTGGTACTTTAGCCGGTGCAATGGTGGGGGCGGATGTGTTTCTCGGCGTCAGTGTGCCCGGTGTTTTGACCCCAGAAATGGTACATTCGATGGCACGAGATCCAATTGTCATGGCAATGGCAAATCCGATCCCCGAAATTCAGCCAGAATTGGTGTTAGATGATGTAGCCGTTATGGCAACGGGGCGCAGTGACTATCCCAATCAGATTAATAATGTTCTGGCGTTTCCTGGTGTTTTTCGTGGCGCCCTCGACTGTCGCGCTTCAGTAATTACCAGTACGATGTATCTAGAAGCGGCAAAAGCGATCGCGTCTTTGATGTCTACCACAGATTTAGACGCTGAACATATTATCCCATCTGTTTTTGATCAGCGCGTCGTGACAGCCGTTTCAGCCGCCGTACAACAAGCTGCACGGAATGAAGGGGTAGCAAGGCGGTAA
- a CDS encoding SRPBCC domain-containing protein, with amino-acid sequence MASLYTEIEINAPKSQVWQVLLDKQQWKYWNTFLFDREPEQPLEKGQAVSLSLRRLPKDEETEFEPLITLLQPGICLRWVSSIPGFRSEYVFELQEIGLSRTKYVHTSRFSGILTRVFVPFIRQDEHRGMQRMARDLKRYVEHL; translated from the coding sequence ATGGCAAGTCTCTATACTGAAATCGAAATAAATGCTCCCAAGTCACAAGTGTGGCAGGTATTGTTAGACAAACAGCAGTGGAAGTATTGGAACACGTTTCTATTTGACCGCGAACCCGAACAGCCCTTGGAAAAAGGACAAGCAGTGTCCCTGTCATTACGACGATTACCCAAGGATGAAGAAACGGAATTTGAACCCTTGATCACACTCTTACAACCCGGAATTTGTCTGCGCTGGGTTTCATCGATTCCTGGTTTTCGCAGTGAGTACGTATTTGAGTTACAAGAGATTGGTTTGAGTCGGACTAAATATGTTCACACAAGCCGTTTTTCGGGTATTCTCACTCGTGTTTTTGTCCCCTTTATCCGGCAAGATGAGCATCGGGGAATGCAACGCATGGCGCGGGATTTGAAGCGGTATGTTGAGCATTTATAA
- a CDS encoding formylglycine-generating enzyme family protein: MNAGTSSFFPLQVFEFEVVRVDKQGTIIDRSSEQAQYFREDLGNGVTLDMVAIPGGTFLMGSSATDKKRYERESPQHSVTIPPFFMEKYPVTQAQWQAVSNLPQVNKELNPDPSRFKGADRPVEQVSWYDCIEFCQRLSQYTGRNYRLPSEAEWEYACRAGTTTPFHFGETISTDLANYDGKFTYGEGARGKYREQTTPVGSFPVANAFGLFDLHGNVYEWCSDHWHDNYIDAPSDGQAWLIDDHQKHFRVMRGGSWFDDPWFCRCSLRFRNVPDYGFLDIGFRVVCTAA, encoded by the coding sequence ATGAATGCAGGTACGAGTTCATTTTTCCCCTTGCAGGTGTTTGAGTTTGAGGTGGTGAGGGTTGATAAACAGGGGACTATTATTGACCGCAGTTCGGAGCAAGCTCAATATTTCCGCGAAGATTTAGGCAATGGCGTCACACTGGATATGGTGGCGATTCCAGGGGGTACATTCCTAATGGGTTCTTCGGCAACAGATAAGAAGCGGTATGAGCGTGAAAGTCCTCAACATTCGGTAACAATTCCGCCCTTTTTCATGGAAAAATATCCTGTGACTCAGGCACAATGGCAGGCTGTTTCTAATCTACCTCAAGTCAATAAAGAACTCAATCCTGATCCTTCTAGATTTAAAGGAGCCGATCGACCCGTTGAGCAAGTATCGTGGTATGATTGCATAGAATTTTGTCAACGCTTATCGCAGTACACAGGACGAAACTACCGACTTCCCAGTGAAGCCGAGTGGGAATATGCTTGTCGGGCGGGAACAACAACGCCCTTTCATTTTGGTGAGACGATTAGCACAGATTTAGCTAATTACGACGGCAAATTTACTTATGGTGAGGGTGCTAGGGGTAAGTATCGTGAACAGACTACCCCAGTCGGGAGTTTCCCCGTAGCGAACGCCTTTGGCTTATTTGATCTGCACGGAAATGTGTACGAATGGTGTAGTGATCATTGGCATGATAACTATATAGATGCGCCGTCAGATGGTCAAGCTTGGTTAATTGATGATCATCAGAAGCATTTTAGAGTGATGCGCGGTGGTTCATGGTTTGATGATCCGTGGTTCTGTCGTTGTTCCCTGCGCTTCAGAAACGTGCCAGACTACGGGTTTCTCGATATCGGGTTTCGGGTTGTTTGTACGGCGGCGTGA
- a CDS encoding FAD-dependent oxidoreductase — translation MTLIAGKPASFWIDSTPTSTFSPFINNLVVDVAIVGAGIAGLTAATLLKRAGKTVAVIESKRVAMGVSGHTTAKITSLHKLIYADLIQQLGEDKARLYGESNQAAIEQVAQLVKEEQIDCDFSRQSAYTFADSPEQLSQIEAEVEAAIKLGLPASFVKETSLPFPIEGAVKFENQAQFHVRKYLLHLARSIPGNGSYLFDDTRVETVDEDSPCQVQTTRGVLKAKDVIVTTNLPILDQGLFFAKAYPKRSYIVAASIDPAKAPDGMFIGIGEQYRSLRTTPYNDGVLLLIGGESHKTGTVTQTEERYLRLEDYGRTQFGIDTFEYRWSTQDMVSFDKLPYIGKLTPVNNHIYVATGFSLWGMTKSTLSGMILSDLILGRSNPWADLYDATRATPFISETSIKENLDVGKHWIGDRLKGLDESSFADVSKGEGKLLTIDGNKVAAYRDEKGSIHAVSAVCPHLGCIVDWNSAEKSWDCPCHGSRFSCDGQILQAPGVKEMERIQ, via the coding sequence ATGACTTTGATTGCTGGAAAACCTGCTTCATTTTGGATTGATTCAACGCCAACGTCTACATTTTCTCCTTTTATCAACAACCTTGTTGTCGATGTAGCAATTGTTGGTGCCGGAATCGCTGGACTGACTGCTGCAACCCTGTTAAAGCGTGCGGGTAAAACCGTTGCGGTGATTGAGTCGAAACGAGTTGCTATGGGCGTGAGTGGTCATACAACGGCAAAGATAACATCCCTGCACAAGTTAATTTATGCCGATCTAATTCAGCAATTGGGAGAAGACAAAGCCCGCCTTTATGGAGAGTCTAACCAGGCGGCAATTGAGCAGGTGGCTCAACTGGTTAAAGAGGAGCAGATTGATTGTGATTTTAGCCGTCAAAGTGCCTACACCTTTGCCGATTCTCCAGAACAGTTGAGTCAAATTGAAGCTGAAGTGGAAGCGGCGATCAAATTAGGACTTCCCGCCTCTTTTGTCAAAGAGACATCACTCCCCTTTCCCATTGAAGGAGCCGTAAAGTTTGAAAATCAAGCGCAGTTTCATGTCCGCAAATATTTGCTCCATTTAGCGAGAAGCATTCCAGGTAATGGTAGCTATTTGTTTGACGATACGCGAGTGGAAACCGTTGATGAAGATAGCCCTTGTCAAGTTCAAACAACCAGGGGGGTACTTAAAGCCAAAGATGTAATTGTCACCACAAATTTACCCATTCTGGATCAAGGGTTGTTTTTTGCTAAAGCCTATCCGAAACGTTCTTATATTGTTGCCGCTTCAATTGATCCAGCCAAAGCACCCGATGGTATGTTTATTGGCATCGGTGAACAGTATCGATCGCTGCGGACGACGCCCTACAATGACGGTGTACTCTTACTGATTGGCGGCGAGAGTCATAAAACGGGTACAGTTACCCAGACAGAGGAACGATATCTGCGTTTAGAAGACTATGGTCGCACCCAGTTTGGCATAGATACCTTCGAGTATCGCTGGTCAACCCAGGATATGGTATCCTTCGACAAGTTACCCTACATTGGTAAACTAACCCCAGTTAACAATCATATTTATGTCGCCACGGGATTTAGTCTCTGGGGTATGACCAAGAGTACCCTATCGGGGATGATCCTGTCTGATCTGATTTTAGGACGTTCCAATCCCTGGGCTGATCTGTATGACGCCACTCGCGCCACTCCCTTTATCTCAGAAACCTCGATTAAAGAGAATTTGGACGTGGGTAAGCATTGGATTGGCGATCGCTTGAAGGGATTAGATGAGTCCTCTTTTGCTGATGTTAGCAAAGGGGAAGGGAAACTGCTCACCATTGATGGGAACAAAGTCGCCGCGTATCGAGATGAAAAGGGTTCAATTCATGCGGTTTCCGCTGTTTGTCCTCACTTAGGCTGTATCGTCGATTGGAATAGCGCTGAGAAGAGTTGGGATTGTCCCTGTCACGGTTCCCGCTTTAGTTGTGATGGACAAATTCTCCAAGCACCAGGGGTTAAGGAGATGGAACGAATTCAATAG